The following are from one region of the Camelus dromedarius isolate mCamDro1 chromosome 34, mCamDro1.pat, whole genome shotgun sequence genome:
- the ACAT1 gene encoding acetyl-CoA acetyltransferase, mitochondrial isoform X1 yields MVKRCASGLQTCQQNGPLSFLMSEGYTLRASGAVFPRRLEIRYVERSYASKHTLNEVVIVSATRTPIGSFLGSLSALSATKLGSIAIQGAVEKAGIPKEEVKEVYMGNVLQGGEGQAPARQAALGAGLAISTPCTTVNKVCASGLKAIMMASQNLMCGHQDVMVAGGMESMSNVPYVMNRGTPPYGGVKLEDLIVKDGLTDVYNKIHMGNCAENTAKKLNITRDEQDAYAINSYTRSRAAWEAGKFGNEVIPVTITEKGKPDVVVKEDEEYKRVDFSKVPKLKTVFQKENGTVTAANASTLNDGAAAVVLMTADAAKRLSVKPLARIAAFADAAVEPIDFPVAPAYAVPKVLKDAGLKKEDITMWEVNEAFSLVVLANIKMLEIDPQKVNVDGGAVSLGHPIGMSGARIIVHLAHALKQGEYGLASICNGGGGASAMLVQKL; encoded by the exons GAAATAAGATACGTGGAGCGAAGTTATGCATCAAAACACACTTTAAAT GAAGTGGTCATTGTAAGTGCCACGAGAACACCCATTGGATCCTTTCTGGGCAGCCTTTCCGCTTTGTCAGCCACTAAACTCGGTTCCATTGCAATTCAGGGAGCCGTTGAAAAGGCAG ggattccCAAAGAAGAAGTGAAAGAAGTGTACATGGGTAACGTCCTACAAGGAGGCGAAGGACAGGCCCCTGCAAGGCAGGCGGCGCTGGGGGCAG GCTTAGCTATTTCTACCCCATGCACCACGGTAAACAAGGTTTGTGCCTCAGGACTGAAAGCCATCATGATGGCCTCTCAGAATCTTATGTGTGGACACCAG GATGTGATGGTGGCAGGTGGAATGGAGAGCATGTCCAACGTTCCGTACGTAATGAACAGAGGAACACCACCATATGGCGGCGTAAAGCTCGAAGATTTGATCGTGAAAGACGGGCTAACTGATGTCtacaataaaattcatatg GGCAACTGTGCTGAAAATACTGCAAAGAAACTGAACATTACACGAGACGAACAGGATGCTTATGCTATTAACTCCTACACCAGAAGTAGAGCAGCATGGGAAGCTGGAAAATTTGGAAATGAAGTTATTCCTGTCACAATTACAGAAAAAG gtAAACCAGATGTAGTGGTGAAAGAAGATGAAGAATACAAACGTGTTGATTTTAGCAAAGTTCCAAAGCTGAAGACggttttccaaaaagaaaatg GCACGGTGACGGCTGCCAACGCCAGCACGCTGAATGATGGAGCAGCTGCTGTGGTTCTCATGACCGCAGACGCAGCCAAGAGGCTCAGTGTTAAACCACTGGCAAGAATAGCAG CATTCGCGGACGCTGCTGTGGAACCTATCGATTTTCCAGTTGCACCTGCGTATGCTGTGCCTAAG gttCTGAAAGATGCAGGATTGAAAAAAGAAGATATTACAATGTGGGAAGTAAATGAAGCCTTTAGCCTGGTCGTTCTAGCAAACATTAAAATGCTAGAGATCGATCCCCAAAAAGTGAATGTCGACGGAGGAGCTGTTTCTCTTGGACATCCAATTGG GATGTCTGGGGCCAGGATCATCGTTCATTTGGCTCATGCGCTGAAGCAAGGAGAGTATGGTCTTGCCAGTATTTGCAACGGAGGTGGTGGCGCCTCTGCCATGCTGGTCCAGAAGCTGTAG
- the ACAT1 gene encoding acetyl-CoA acetyltransferase, mitochondrial isoform X2, translating into MVVLAALLLGRARARGGSSLLRRLTQEIRYVERSYASKHTLNEVVIVSATRTPIGSFLGSLSALSATKLGSIAIQGAVEKAGIPKEEVKEVYMGNVLQGGEGQAPARQAALGAGLAISTPCTTVNKVCASGLKAIMMASQNLMCGHQDVMVAGGMESMSNVPYVMNRGTPPYGGVKLEDLIVKDGLTDVYNKIHMGNCAENTAKKLNITRDEQDAYAINSYTRSRAAWEAGKFGNEVIPVTITEKGKPDVVVKEDEEYKRVDFSKVPKLKTVFQKENGTVTAANASTLNDGAAAVVLMTADAAKRLSVKPLARIAAFADAAVEPIDFPVAPAYAVPKVLKDAGLKKEDITMWEVNEAFSLVVLANIKMLEIDPQKVNVDGGAVSLGHPIGMSGARIIVHLAHALKQGEYGLASICNGGGGASAMLVQKL; encoded by the exons GAAATAAGATACGTGGAGCGAAGTTATGCATCAAAACACACTTTAAAT GAAGTGGTCATTGTAAGTGCCACGAGAACACCCATTGGATCCTTTCTGGGCAGCCTTTCCGCTTTGTCAGCCACTAAACTCGGTTCCATTGCAATTCAGGGAGCCGTTGAAAAGGCAG ggattccCAAAGAAGAAGTGAAAGAAGTGTACATGGGTAACGTCCTACAAGGAGGCGAAGGACAGGCCCCTGCAAGGCAGGCGGCGCTGGGGGCAG GCTTAGCTATTTCTACCCCATGCACCACGGTAAACAAGGTTTGTGCCTCAGGACTGAAAGCCATCATGATGGCCTCTCAGAATCTTATGTGTGGACACCAG GATGTGATGGTGGCAGGTGGAATGGAGAGCATGTCCAACGTTCCGTACGTAATGAACAGAGGAACACCACCATATGGCGGCGTAAAGCTCGAAGATTTGATCGTGAAAGACGGGCTAACTGATGTCtacaataaaattcatatg GGCAACTGTGCTGAAAATACTGCAAAGAAACTGAACATTACACGAGACGAACAGGATGCTTATGCTATTAACTCCTACACCAGAAGTAGAGCAGCATGGGAAGCTGGAAAATTTGGAAATGAAGTTATTCCTGTCACAATTACAGAAAAAG gtAAACCAGATGTAGTGGTGAAAGAAGATGAAGAATACAAACGTGTTGATTTTAGCAAAGTTCCAAAGCTGAAGACggttttccaaaaagaaaatg GCACGGTGACGGCTGCCAACGCCAGCACGCTGAATGATGGAGCAGCTGCTGTGGTTCTCATGACCGCAGACGCAGCCAAGAGGCTCAGTGTTAAACCACTGGCAAGAATAGCAG CATTCGCGGACGCTGCTGTGGAACCTATCGATTTTCCAGTTGCACCTGCGTATGCTGTGCCTAAG gttCTGAAAGATGCAGGATTGAAAAAAGAAGATATTACAATGTGGGAAGTAAATGAAGCCTTTAGCCTGGTCGTTCTAGCAAACATTAAAATGCTAGAGATCGATCCCCAAAAAGTGAATGTCGACGGAGGAGCTGTTTCTCTTGGACATCCAATTGG GATGTCTGGGGCCAGGATCATCGTTCATTTGGCTCATGCGCTGAAGCAAGGAGAGTATGGTCTTGCCAGTATTTGCAACGGAGGTGGTGGCGCCTCTGCCATGCTGGTCCAGAAGCTGTAG